One Aegilops tauschii subsp. strangulata cultivar AL8/78 chromosome 7, Aet v6.0, whole genome shotgun sequence genomic window carries:
- the LOC109756035 gene encoding uncharacterized protein At3g27210: MKLIRRGKRSRAKKGSSAPLQSTGDVDGGSGGGSNSRQVAPENVLPAESATIAGYGSSRDEAFYEASPWLDSDCEDDFFSVNGDGTPARTFSTTASNQATTAAFEPQTKLPTLEAILNSDPLKPAPQTKKLGDLLKEKQESADGAGDISGARGGGRAGRCCIPQLPRVISHRERRN, from the exons ATGAAGTTGATCCGCAGGGGCAAGCGTTCAAGGGCGAAGAAGGGCTCGTCGGCCCCGTTGCAATCTACCGGAGATGTTGATGGTGGAAGCGGGGGTGGCTCCAATAGCAGGCAAGTGGCGCCTGAGAACGTCCTCCCGGCTGAATCGGCTACAATCGCTGGCTATG GTAGCAGCAGAGATGAAGCTTTCTACGAAGCCTCTCCTTGGTTAGACTCGGACTGTGAAGACGATTTCTTCAGTGTAAATGGAG ATGGTACACCTGCGAGAACATTCAGCACAACTGCAAGCAACCAGGCCACAACAGCTGCATTTGAACCTCAGACAAAGCTGCCCACGCTGGAGGCGATCCTCAACTCCGATCCCCTGAAGCCAGCCCCACAGACGAAGAAGCTCGGTGACCTCCTTAAGGAGAAGCAAGAAAGCGCCGATGGCGCCGGCGACATCTCCGGGGCTCGCGGCGGAGGCAGAGCTGGGCGGTGCTGCATCCCTCAGTTGCCGCGGGTCATCAGCCACAGGGAGAGGAGAAATTAA